The DNA window CCCCCGTAACATGGCATCTCATTTCCCCGTAACATGGCGGAGACTCGTGCTTGAGGCTTGTTattgaaaatacatttcacagaGATTTAGAAGGTACAATGATTCCCTACCATATTAAGTGTTTGCTTTCTCAAATACACAAAAACTGAATGAACAGTGTAGAATTTTTTCCTGTTTTACCCGATTTCCACCAGATAACCAAAGTCAAAACAGCTTTCCCATTTTGACAACAGATGCCGCTCCAGCAGGAGAAATCAATAGGCGAATATCACAGCTAATCACAACACTGGTGGGTAAGTAATACTGTGTGAAACACTATCCTCCCACTACTAGTGCAGACATACTGTATCAtgaacattttctgaaattacaatgcaaaaatATGTGGGCTTTTGGTAACAGAATTCAAGGCACAAGGCAacatttcttaaacttacagaaggtaaACAATTTCTCCAAAACTAAACATAAGTGTTGATATGAGTTGGTAGGGTCTTTACGTCAACatcattgtgttttgatgtatttctgataCCTTTTAAGACATTTTCTGGAAGACGTTTTCTAAAACCCCCTTTTCCTTCTGTTTATCCAAAAATCGAAACCTTTGCTTATGCCAACATTTTCttatggaaaatggttgaaaaatgtatctatgcTTTCATTTCCCCAAAAATATAAACTctcagctttcatttgacacccaatttgatatgctcctatgaacttcgtATGTTGGCGCTGATGGgtcttttacatggaaatgctcTTGTGCTGTATCAGTCCCTATCCTGACCTTGATGAGTCAAGGACTAAATTGGATTTGAGTCAAGGAACAGTCTGCAATCTGATGCTACATAGACGACAATAACAAGATCTGTCTTGGTGGCCAACTGACATCGTCttcagagagaacacacagcagcacACAGCCTCTCGTGGAAGCAACGGGATTTCATTAGGTGCTACAGGGACAGAGCTCTGTGATTAGGCCAGCGTTTTCCAAGCTAGGGGTCGCGGCCACATGTGGGGTCGCCTGATTTGAAACCctgaaaattaaaaaaaataataataatcacacttTGTTCATAGAACCAGGGTTACGGCAGTAACCTCCAGTAGCCGCTAGAGGTCTGCTTTCTTCTTACAAATGAGGCTGTATCTTTTGAACGGTTGAAGCTACAAAATATTAGGAGCCTATTACTGAAAGATAAGACACTCTGGAACATGTACGTGTGTCCTGTTTCACTCTACAATGCCAACAAGCACAGGACCCATTAGAACAGAGAGTACTAGATCACCCAGCACAACGTGTAGTTttgatttacactgaacaaaaatataaatgcaacatgtaaagtgctggtcccttacctcatgagctgaaataaaagatcccagatattttttccacaaaaaaaaacgtatttccctcatattgtgtgcacaaatgtatttacatcccttttagagagcatttctcctttgccaagataatccatcaacctgacaggtgtggcatatcaagaagctgattcaacagcatgatcattacacaggtgcaccttgtgctggggacaatcaaaggccactctaaaatgtgcagttgtgtcacacaacacaatgccacagatgtctaaagtgttgagagagtgtgcaatcggcattctgactgcaggaacgtCCTCCAGAGCAGTTCCCCgagaactgaatgttaatttctctacgataagccacctccaatgtcatttcagagaatttggcagtacgcccaactGGCCTCACGACCATAACCACGCCAGCACAGAACCTCCACATCCAGTTTCTTACCCTGCGGGATCATCTGGGGCCACCCACCCAGacgatgaaactgaggagtatttctgtctgtattaaagcccttttgtggggaaaaactaattctgcttcgctgggcctggttccccagtgggtgggcctggttccccagtgggtgggcctggttccccagtgggtgggcctggttccccagtgggtgggcctggttccccagtgggtgggcctggttccccagtggctgggcctggttccccagtgggtggacctggctccccagtgggtggacctggttccccagtgggtgggcctggttccccagtgggtgggcctggttccccagtggctgggcctggttccccagtgggtgggcctggttccccagtggctgggcctggttccccagtgggtgggcctggttccccagtgggtgggcctggttccccagtgggtgggcctggttccccagtgggtgggcctggttccccagtgggtgggcctggttccccagtgggtgggcctggctcacatggctgtcatgtgaaatccataaacgATGGCGTAATGAATGTATTTTTAAtgtactgatttccttatatgaactgtaagttAGTAAAATTGtggaaattgttacatgttgcgtttgtgattttttttgtatgcatttggttgagttgtcaactaacaaattcaatgtgaaatcaacaacaaatgtcaccatgtcattggatttatgtTCAAATTTGGGCTACGCTATTGACTcattgcaaatccaatcagtttttgcacattgattcaacgtcatcacagatGTTTGGGGTTGAAATTAAGTCTTTGCCCAATGGGCAGGCACTAAATCAGACTGTGGAAAATGAACATATTTTCTACACAGAAGATCATACAACATTATTGCCTGATTATCTTCTGAACTTCccaatacctttctgatgcattCCAGTCACTTCAAACCCTACTTTCAGATTGAAATATGGTCAaaagtactgtcagactgatttgtaatagactCTCATAGCCACAATTATTAAAGTAAACATTGGCCGTTGATCACATCACTTTAATTattaatattttatttctttacatCGTGGGGTTGTGAAAAACGCTGGGGAACCCCTGGATTAGGCTATCAATTACAGCCACATATTACAATCTCTACCCCTACCTCCGCTGCTGCCATCAGCCGTGAGGATAGACAGCACACCCACAGCACTCAGCCAACAAATCCATTttgcaggcagtcagtcagtgccTTCACTGATGTTGCAATTTCTTTAGTCAATTTCTTTACTTGTTTTTTCTACATCCTCCATATCTGTGCAAACcacccacagacaccacacacaggtTTTCTGTGTTAGCCGTCCATAGAAACGTTGTATACCATAGTCATCCCACACAGTCATCGATAGACAGGGACACGGATACATTCTCTGGGGAATGCCTAACATATCCCTTCACTTTACACTCAGTAGCACAGAGTTGGGCCTAGTTATCCTGTTGAATTCCATAGCACAGCACTGTCGCAGATTGTTCCTTACATGAGGAGCCAGTAGGTTCAGCAAGCAGGAAGCACATGGCTTCCCTAAACAAGGAAAACAATGGCTGAGGCAGGCAGCACAGTTACAACACAATGGGGTATTCCTTCCATCCCTTCTCCCCAAGCAGCCCAGCAAAATACTGACACATAGACATAACACTAACACTAAGATGGAAACTTGTTAAACCTGTTAATTTATCCCTATACTAACCTACATCCCAATTACTTGTCTCTCTTCCAGGCTGCAGCGGAGACAGACTATTTTGACTGGGTCTACCTCAGGTAGTTGAgcacatgatgtacagtgtaatACTAGACCCCAGTACTCTCCCAGCTGACTGCCCCAGCAGGTGTTCCTCCTCGTGGTAACTAGTCTGAGCACATGGACCAACGCTCCCAATGGGTATACAGTACGACACAGGCAGCCAAATGTCtacatactactacatactgcaTCTGGATAAGCTATTGACATGGCAATGAGCTAGGGAGTGTCTCAAATGATCCCAAAGCTAATCCAATGAGGGTAAGCATACATTTGTGTTGTGAAAACCCACAATAATCACAACAGGTAGGCCTCGTTTGAATATGTATAGGCCCTATCTCTTTTTGTATCACTTGCTACATTTCCATcaaattggcgacagattttcatgggaAAATTCTAATTTCCGCATGAAGAGAATATGTGCatttttcccaccagtggtgtgtttctACCAAACTGTATGCAGATTAAAAAGTGCGtcatgacgtagtgcacataaaatgtAATGCTTCCCTTCCattttcatgtaccgaataaaaatgtAAAGTTTAATGTGTATctatcgcattttcaactctaccaatagtttttttttcacaaaaactgttgcgttaaatagcaaatgtgcctacacTGGTCTTGGCTACTTCGCTCTACCCAACAACCTAAATGGTGTGtgatttcaataggtttcctatggGGGATTGACAGTATAATTTAAAACAACATGTTGTGTGGAACTCCAACCGTCTTTGTGGTACGATTTGAATGTTGAAATGTTTATTTTCGGACTATTTTAGTATATTgatcagccaaaacatgacacccaccGTATactcaagagcatgttgtgtctcaaccgatggcgGGAACAACACAAAAACCTTTGACCCTATTTTACATCATCTAAGCTACAATATATACAAATATGAAGAAAACAAATCGCCTTGTATGCGTTTTTAGATAACATTAGATTAGATTAcattaaaaggttaaaaaaatgcatttcaaaaaaataaaaaaacgtttttttccaGAAATTATAAAATGTTGACAACACTGAGCTTTTAAATTATGTCAAtctcaaccgtttatcttttccagtgctGAAGACATGGGTGTCTCATGGTTAtagtggggtatgcaaaatgggtcaccTTTGAGCACCttatctcttgaatgttttggcattcaggtccaaaaaatACATTTCTCTTAGCACCTCTACAATGGGCAACTATGTATGGAAGGtttcgttcaaatcaaaagggttGCGGATTTACCCTGTGTCTattgaacgcacacacacacagacacagacacacacacacacatacacgtacacactTCATCCAGACGGCTTGACATAGAAAACATGTGACGCTGGAGACAGCCTTCAGTGAACTGTGATGCCAGGTTTATACCTGTGAACTGATGTATCTCTTCAGGCATTCCTCGCAGACAGCCTTCTTGCAACAATGTAGCGGCTTTATGTGCTTGTCGTCCAGACAGATGCGACAGGTCAAGACAATTGATACATTGTAATCCCCGTTGTAAAAGTTGTTCAGAGTTCTAGGATCAATCAGGTTCGATAGGGTGTATGGCTCCGGGACAGAGGGGTGGCCTAGTTCCAAATCGCTCTGCTGCTGCAAATCCGTGGATGGCTCTGTGGCGACGTTTGATGTTGACGGAGTTATCGCCCCATTATATTGGTGTTCTCCGGCATTGTCAGCCGGTTTCCTGTAGTTATCGTTTGCAATACAGTATACCGTACAGTAAACATGTTCCTTCAACTGTACGACTTCGTCGCCAGCCCTGCTACTTTCACAAATTTCGTCAGAATCTGTTACATCGACTTCATCCAAATCGGATGACGTTAATCCCTCTGTGTGATCTGCGATTTGCTCTTCTCCACCCTTCGTTTCACTACCACTTGACTTTTCAAGGTCCACACAATCAGTTCGTTCATTTAAAACAATTTCTACCACGGCATCCTCTGGCTCTTTTTGGTCATCTGCTGAATTGTTATTGGAATTCGGGGGGGATCTCGTCGTCCCGAAATTCCTCAAAATATCCACTGCAGTCGGTTTTCTGAAACTGTATCCTTCAACATTTTCTTTACAACTCGTTCTCTCAGGTCTATGTTTGTGCGTCTCCGATGCCCCGTCTTGTACTCGGATCTTTGTTTCCCAGGCATCTTGAATAAAATCTGTGCCTGATGTCTCAACTTTATCAAACACTTCTGATGGATTGCAGACTGTCTCTTCGTCATAACTGCTGACAAAACTAGGCATTGTACACTTGTAAACATTGAGAGAAATGTGTTCATCTTCCATTCCCAAGGTATAACTCCCCGACCATGCACACGTTGTCGCTTCCCCTCCAACTCCAGTCCAGAtactaacaaaacaaaacaaagcccAAGTCTGTATTTCTGCTTCCGGGTCTGCGTGTGGGGGAAAATAAATCCGTAACGTGGTAGCTGTTTGACTTCATCCAAACATCCAGCTCTTTGGCTGTGGCAAACGGCAGCGCATTTGTCAATGGAAAATAAGCAAGAAGGTTTCATACATATCCACCTATTACGTTTTGGTTTTATATGACTTTGATAGTGCAGTCTGGGGGATCCTTGTCTGCCCAGCGACAAGCTACCTCCAACCAAGGTAGAAACAATCTGGCACTGTATGATCTGTCATTTATACGCAATTGTGCACAAAGGGCGCACCTAATCAATCTATGGACGCACCTGATGCCATAAATCATAAAGGACAACATTTTGATTCCACAAATTGAGGAATACCTCAAGAGTTGGAGAAAATTACGGTATTCCAATTATAATATCCATATTTGGTCAGATTATAATACCTTCTACCATGACACTTGCCAATTCAGGCTACTAGACGCTTTCAATAAAACAATTCAAAATCGGAAAGTGATGGCACTTCATTTCACAATTGAATATATTTATTCCATTTATGTatttgccaatgaaataatcatCAGCAATACATGTGTGGTCCAGTGGCACACTGACAACATCAACAGTCAACAGAAGAGGGTAGTATAGTCTATAACACAACATCACAACTGGGGAATTTGCATTTAGGATATGTAACTGCGACAGAGGAAATCTGGTTTGCAAGTCGATATAGAAAACGTAAAAAAGACAAGCATATGTGCAGACTGTACAGTTTTCTTCAGAAGGGCTTCAGGGCTAAATTACCTTCATATTAGGCCACCAGGGCTAATGGGTACGTGCTGAATCAACCCTGTGGTCAAATTAGTCGATTTTTTCCAATGCCAAATGGACCCTTGGGGCTGCGTTTTATATatgcatgattaatatacagTGCAGATAGGGAGAAATTCAGCTAAGACAAACAACTTTCACACATAGAGCTAATATTGTATTTAAGAAGCCAACTGTAAACATGTGGATATGTTAGCTTGGTAGTAAAATGACTAATACCATATTGGTATCAAAACTAGGTTCATCAAGATAACCTCTTGATAGGTAGTATCATGAATATGTGAACATTAAACAGTGTATTGTGTATTAAACTGTTTATAAGCATGCTTGTTAATGTTGCAAATACAATTTGTTTATATGGCATATTTTACTTTCAAAATACAGTGGAGATGCTGACTTAGACTCTGAAATACTCCTCACTGGGAAAAGCAATGAAACAAAGTAATACTGTGATATGGCTCATGATCAGTCATTACTCGCTCTGAGGCTTCCCAACCTCATTATATCATATACACTTCTCAACTACACATGGTTCCTGTGGCAGGAGGCCCAGACAGAATGATTGACGGAGGCAAAGAGGAGACAGACACTAATGGGTAGGAATGCCTATGTCATCAGAAAAAGAGCTCTAAAGATGTCCCTGATGTTCTCAGTACTATTTAGCATAGGAGCCTATATGCTTTTTTCCCCCTGTATTCATCATTTTCTAACACTGGTAGGTCTCACATGACTCTCTGATGAAACAATCTGTCACATGATGGCACCTCTTTGGTCAGCTTGGAGCCCGGCTGCAGTGTGACTCTGATGGAGGCTTTAAAACAGACTACTTTGCATTTTCTCTTGAACAGATGGCTGTGAATATTGGTGAGTCTTTGACATTTCATTTTGTGTGCGAGAGAGTGAGCGTTCAGTGAACTTCCAGCcagctctgtgtgtgttgggACCATTGCTCTGTGAGCATTACCGCTGTGGTTTCCAAGTACAGACAGTCTCCTTTCCATAATTGGTGTATATTtagacacaaacacgcacacgcacacacacaaagatcaGATAAAAATGCAACAGTGTCAAGGATTGATTTCTTCCCCGACCACAGCTCAGCTCCTGTATCATATCAGGATATTATTCTCTTTCCAATTGCCTCATTGGTTAAAGATCCAATTTCCAGTGAGGAGTTGGCAGAGTATTTCCTCTTCTCCCGGAGGGCAAGCTTTGTTTACTATAGAAAGCTGTATAGGTCTCAGGTAACAATGAGCTTCACGCCTTGCTATCTTTCATAAAGGGATATTTCATAGAAAACTCAGGCAGGTGGAAGGTAAACCTGCAGACATATGTATAGGAGAGGAAAATCTTTACATCCACAGGTAGCCACATGTGCTTGCTTCAAAGGTTTTAATCAATAGCCTCCTGCCAGAGCATTATACTTGGCACAGGGCAAGTACATGGGTCTTTTAAACATTGTATACGAGAGTGGAGCATTTAGTAAAATAGAGGAACAAATAAATGATAGATGGCAGCATCAGGTTAGCTTCACACCCTCCCCTGTTATGTCTGCGGTGTTGAGGACGGATGGGCTGAGGCTGGCAACAGTTTGCCTCACATACTGTAGAAAATTGTAATGAATGATACCTTCCGGCTGTACAGGCTGTTGCTAGGCACTCTAAACCATTATTGTATCAGCACATCTCGCTGTTCAGATGAGAGATTAGAAAGTAGGATGTCAGTGATTACATCAGGCATTGCAGGAAGTGAAAGTACTCGGAAATCAAATGAGAAAATTGATTTGACTTTTCCACAGTTAGATTTTATTATATTTACAGTCAATTTGAAAGTAACATAAATATAAATTGCTAAATCTATTGAGAAGTAGAAGTGAGCACTGAACCCAAGCAAAACAACCAATGGTGTGTTCAGGAAAGCCTCTATGATGAGCAATTGAGTGCCTGCAACAGTATTATATACAGCTCCCTTTGAACGTAGGAACTTAGAATACAGTACAGCAAGATGCAATCTAATGATTTTATTTCTAATTCAGATCTATACAACATCTTGTCAAAAACGTTATCCTGGTTGAGAATTTCTGTTATATTTACAACTTTGAATAATCTCTGCAATCAAGGGGTGATGGACAATTGCAGCAGTAAGTAACTATGTTGGTAACCACCAGTGTCACTACAGTACATCCACTATCCAATCATATTAGATCAACTCACTGATAAAACACAACTTACTCTTATCTGGGACTTA is part of the Oncorhynchus tshawytscha isolate Ot180627B linkage group LG18, Otsh_v2.0, whole genome shotgun sequence genome and encodes:
- the rnf217 gene encoding probable E3 ubiquitin-protein ligase RNF217, coding for MEDEHISLNVYKCTMPSFVSSYDEETVCNPSEVFDKVETSGTDFIQDAWETKIRVQDGASETHKHRPERTSCKENVEGYSFRKPTAVDILRNFGTTRSPPNSNNNSADDQKEPEDAVVEIVLNERTDCVDLEKSSGSETKGGEEQIADHTEGLTSSDLDEVDVTDSDEICESSRAGDEVVQLKEHVYCTVYCIANDNYRKPADNAGEHQYNGAITPSTSNVATEPSTDLQQQSDLELGHPSVPEPYTLSNLIDPRTLNNFYNGDYNVSIVLTCRICLDDKHIKPLHCCKKAVCEECLKRYISSQVRVGRADIVCPITECNGYLEESLVVSHLGSEEVAKYKYFLELSRVDSSTKPCPQCSQFTSLKGRTPSKADHKYKIQCTKCQFVWCFKCQAPWHDGLKCRDYRKGDKLLRHWASVIEHGQRNAQKCPRCKIHIQRTEGCDHMNCTQCSTNFCYRCGEKYRHLRFFGDHTSNLSVFGCKYRYLPEKPHLRRLVRGSVCVSKVVVAPVVIVLVMVVGALSLVVGLVAFPIYYICKKRRKRTQGTGRWL